Proteins co-encoded in one Gammaproteobacteria bacterium genomic window:
- the nuoI gene encoding NADH-quinone oxidoreductase subunit NuoI → MGMISEFVKGLKVTLGIGARTVFKDGLVTEQYPKEFRTKPQRFHGRHQLNRYPDGIEKCIGCELCAGACPAHCIYVRGSENSPDAPVGPGERYGFVYDINMLRCIFCGLCVEACPTEAITMTHLFEMSVTERQDAIYTKKELLVNEDGSPNHMFDDDPLANYDELAEGDGWMRATAPAGRVAYEGVVAWTPRAGKAREPEKGQSGGGADMTELILFFLFGALALVGALSVVFAKNPVKSAMGLILTLLSLAVLYVVHLAHFVAAVQVMVYAGAVMTLFLFVIMLIGIDRSEDLTEQLPTQRLLVFLLGLALLGVVIAVVAGNNWSWVTGIPKPGEAPIGTAEAIGAGLFGGWVLPFEATSLLLIVAAVGAIALAYFPSRKKERP, encoded by the coding sequence ATGGGCATGATCTCTGAGTTCGTCAAGGGCCTCAAGGTCACCCTCGGGATCGGAGCGAGGACCGTGTTCAAGGACGGTCTCGTAACCGAGCAGTACCCGAAGGAGTTCCGGACCAAGCCGCAGCGATTCCACGGCAGACACCAGTTGAACCGCTATCCCGACGGGATCGAGAAGTGCATCGGGTGTGAACTGTGCGCAGGCGCATGTCCCGCGCATTGCATCTACGTGCGAGGTTCCGAGAATTCCCCGGACGCTCCGGTCGGTCCGGGGGAGCGTTACGGGTTCGTCTACGACATCAACATGTTGCGTTGCATCTTCTGCGGGCTCTGCGTCGAGGCGTGTCCGACCGAAGCCATCACGATGACCCACTTGTTCGAGATGTCGGTGACGGAGCGTCAGGACGCGATCTACACCAAGAAGGAACTCCTCGTCAACGAGGACGGTTCACCGAATCACATGTTCGACGATGATCCCCTCGCCAACTACGACGAGCTCGCCGAAGGTGACGGGTGGATGCGGGCGACGGCTCCGGCGGGAAGGGTGGCGTACGAGGGCGTCGTCGCCTGGACGCCCAGAGCCGGCAAGGCTCGCGAACCCGAGAAGGGGCAATCGGGCGGGGGAGCAGACATGACCGAGCTGATTCTGTTCTTCCTGTTCGGCGCCCTCGCCTTGGTCGGTGCGCTGTCGGTGGTGTTCGCGAAGAATCCAGTCAAGTCTGCGATGGGCTTGATCCTCACGCTGCTGTCGCTCGCCGTCCTCTACGTCGTGCACCTTGCCCACTTCGTCGCCGCCGTTCAGGTGATGGTCTATGCCGGTGCGGTCATGACGCTGTTCCTGTTCGTCATCATGCTCATCGGCATCGACCGTTCCGAAGACCTCACCGAGCAGCTTCCCACGCAGCGACTGCTCGTGTTCCTGCTCGGTCTGGCGTTGCTCGGCGTCGTTATTGCGGTGGTCGCCGGAAACAACTGGTCGTGGGTCACCGGGATTCCCAAGCCCGGGGAGGCTCCCATCGGGACCGCAGAAGCGATCGGTGCCGGCCTGTTCGGTGGATGGGTGCTGCCGTTCGAGGCGACTTCGCTGTTGCTGATCGTTGCGGCAGTGGGAGCGATCGCCCTGGCCTACTTCCCATCCCGGAAGAAGGAGCGGCCATGA
- the nuoK gene encoding NADH-quinone oxidoreductase subunit NuoK, translated as MIVTAGWYMTLAAALFVIGALGLLVRRNAIVMFMCIELMLNAVNLTFIAAGRQLRDLNGQLAVFFVLVVAAAEVVVGLAIIVAVFRNRKTASVDDLHELRG; from the coding sequence ATGATCGTCACTGCGGGCTGGTACATGACGCTCGCTGCAGCCCTGTTCGTGATCGGCGCGCTCGGGCTCCTGGTTCGCCGAAACGCGATCGTGATGTTCATGTGCATCGAGTTGATGCTCAACGCCGTCAACCTGACGTTCATTGCGGCCGGCCGTCAGTTGCGGGATCTCAACGGACAACTTGCCGTGTTCTTCGTTCTCGTCGTTGCCGCCGCAGAAGTCGTGGTCGGATTGGCGATCATCGTCGCCGTATTCCGAAATCGGAAGACCGCGTCCGTCGACGATCTCCATGAGCTGAGGGGATGA
- the nuoL gene encoding NADH-quinone oxidoreductase subunit L, translated as MAEFFIRNIWLIILLPALGTVFLHFFGRRIGEPLAGWIASSMIGGSFLIGLIAAIPLFQGGAEAHVVHLFDWIPALGATAELLWDPLAALMVLVVAGVGAVIHVYAIAYMHGDERFSRFFVYLNLFATSMLVLVLANNFAILFVGWELVGLCSYLLISFWYVRPSAAAAGKKAFIVNRIGDFGFLIGLMVIFATFGTLSYTTVLDDPGKLLGAGVATAVGLLLLVGAVGKSAQLPLYVWLPDAMEGPTPVSALIHAATMVTAGVFMIARTSAIYALSDTASIVVATIGALTAFFAATIAMAQTDIKRVLAYSTISQLGYMFLGVGSAAYVAGVFHLMTHAFFKALLFLGAGAVIHGMSDEQNIFKMGGLWSKMKTTGITMAIATVAISGIPPFAGFWSKDEILGTAFNRGGWWVVLWAIGLVTAGITAFYMTRWFVLTFLGEPRWEEGVHPHEAPKVMTIPLMVLAVLATVGGFINTPFRAGLEHFLEPSFEGISMAHEPEGLVLWLLAALSVVVALGGMAIAWRLYTRPDGAEESWTTNIPSLWRRMGNAYYMDDVYGTLVVAPGKLASAWSAFVLDQKFIDGAVNGIGNVVRRIGAALRPLQSGYVRNYALTIAAGVVGFVIWFLSTGGV; from the coding sequence ATGGCCGAGTTCTTCATTCGCAACATCTGGCTGATCATCCTGCTGCCGGCGCTCGGGACCGTGTTCCTGCACTTCTTCGGCCGCAGGATCGGTGAACCGCTCGCCGGCTGGATCGCTTCGAGCATGATCGGAGGGTCGTTCCTGATCGGCCTGATCGCCGCGATACCCCTCTTCCAGGGTGGGGCAGAGGCTCACGTGGTGCACCTGTTCGACTGGATTCCCGCTCTCGGTGCCACCGCCGAGCTGCTGTGGGACCCACTCGCGGCACTCATGGTGCTCGTCGTGGCCGGTGTCGGCGCCGTCATCCATGTGTACGCCATCGCGTACATGCACGGGGACGAGCGTTTCTCCCGCTTCTTCGTCTATCTGAACCTGTTCGCAACGTCGATGCTCGTCCTCGTGCTGGCGAACAACTTCGCGATCCTCTTCGTCGGATGGGAACTGGTCGGCTTGTGCTCATATCTGCTGATCTCGTTCTGGTATGTGCGTCCGAGTGCCGCCGCCGCCGGCAAGAAGGCGTTCATCGTCAACCGGATCGGCGACTTCGGCTTTCTCATCGGTCTGATGGTCATCTTTGCGACGTTCGGGACGCTCTCGTACACGACCGTGCTCGACGATCCGGGAAAGCTGCTGGGCGCCGGTGTTGCCACGGCCGTTGGGCTGCTGCTCCTCGTGGGCGCCGTCGGCAAGTCCGCGCAGCTCCCCCTGTACGTCTGGCTGCCGGACGCAATGGAGGGCCCCACGCCGGTCTCGGCCTTGATCCATGCAGCGACGATGGTTACCGCAGGCGTGTTCATGATCGCCAGGACTTCTGCGATCTACGCGTTGTCCGATACGGCTTCGATCGTGGTTGCGACCATCGGCGCCCTGACGGCGTTCTTCGCCGCGACGATCGCGATGGCACAAACCGACATCAAACGGGTGCTCGCCTATTCGACGATCAGTCAGCTGGGCTACATGTTCCTTGGTGTCGGATCCGCCGCATACGTCGCCGGCGTGTTCCACCTCATGACACATGCGTTCTTCAAAGCGTTGCTGTTCCTCGGTGCCGGTGCCGTGATCCACGGAATGTCCGACGAGCAGAACATCTTCAAGATGGGAGGCCTGTGGTCAAAGATGAAGACCACAGGGATCACGATGGCGATCGCAACGGTGGCGATCTCCGGTATCCCGCCGTTCGCCGGCTTCTGGTCGAAGGACGAGATCCTGGGGACGGCGTTCAACCGCGGTGGCTGGTGGGTCGTCCTGTGGGCGATCGGCCTGGTCACGGCGGGAATCACCGCCTTCTACATGACCCGGTGGTTCGTGTTGACCTTCCTTGGTGAACCGAGGTGGGAGGAAGGCGTGCATCCGCACGAAGCTCCCAAGGTCATGACGATCCCGCTGATGGTCCTTGCCGTCCTGGCCACCGTGGGAGGATTCATCAACACGCCGTTCAGGGCCGGCCTGGAACATTTCCTGGAACCGTCGTTCGAAGGGATCAGCATGGCCCATGAACCTGAAGGGCTGGTGCTGTGGCTCCTGGCAGCGCTCTCGGTGGTCGTCGCGTTGGGCGGAATGGCTATCGCGTGGCGTCTCTACACCCGTCCAGACGGGGCGGAAGAGTCGTGGACGACGAACATCCCGTCCTTGTGGCGCCGCATGGGCAACGCCTACTACATGGATGACGTGTACGGCACGCTCGTTGTCGCCCCGGGCAAGCTCGCCTCTGCCTGGTCGGCATTCGTCCTGGACCAGAAGTTCATTGACGGTGCAGTGAACGGCATCGGCAACGTCGTTCGTCGGATCGGAGCCGCGCTGCGACCTCTGCAGAGTGGATATGTACGTAACTACGCGCTGACGATCGCCGCGGGCGTGGTCGGCTTCGTGATTTGGTTCCTGAGCACAGGGGGGGTGTAG
- a CDS encoding NADH-quinone oxidoreductase subunit M encodes MQSDFPILTVLILLPFAAAIVVALLPSRRKELFLPVGFALSVLPLALAGYLFYIFKTGEAGFQFVEHLTWYAPWGISWHMGVDGISLLMVVLTAILMPISLAASTSISKRVKQFVVFNLLLEGGLMGVFLSLDMFMFFVFFEVILVPMYFIIGVWGSERRIYAAVKFFIFTAFGSALMLAGIIAMALMYGSQHAGQISFDYLSWQMLQMPPSTEMWLFAAFALAFAIKVPMFPFHTWLPDAHVEAPTAGSVMLAGVLLKMGTYGFLRFNLGLFPNATLKFVPVLAVLAVIGIVYGAAVAIVQPNLKKLVAYSSVSHLGFIVLGIFALTSQGLEGGVIQMFNHGITTGALFLLVGMIYERRHTKDIGEFGGLQKIMPIFAGFFLFTSFASIGLPSLNGFIGEFLILMGSFLTLKWYAIIAASGIILAAVYLLWAYERVFTGPVTKPENEKLLDLNFREIAILSTLAALMLVIGLYPKVALDKIGPSTEAVLTRIESVTSYQAPAPGHLADVLGVMSGE; translated from the coding sequence GTGCAGTCTGACTTCCCCATCCTGACCGTACTGATCCTCCTCCCCTTCGCGGCGGCGATCGTGGTCGCGCTACTTCCGTCGCGTCGAAAGGAGTTGTTCCTTCCGGTCGGCTTCGCGCTGAGTGTCCTTCCGCTGGCACTCGCCGGGTACCTGTTCTATATCTTCAAGACCGGTGAGGCCGGCTTCCAGTTCGTCGAACATCTGACTTGGTACGCGCCGTGGGGGATCTCGTGGCACATGGGAGTCGACGGGATATCACTGCTGATGGTGGTGCTCACGGCGATCCTGATGCCGATCTCGCTCGCTGCGTCGACATCGATCTCCAAGAGGGTGAAGCAGTTCGTTGTGTTCAACCTGCTGCTCGAGGGTGGCCTCATGGGCGTCTTCCTCAGCTTGGACATGTTCATGTTCTTCGTGTTCTTCGAGGTCATCTTGGTGCCGATGTACTTCATCATCGGTGTATGGGGCTCCGAACGGCGGATCTACGCCGCGGTCAAGTTCTTCATCTTCACGGCGTTTGGCTCGGCGTTGATGCTGGCCGGCATCATCGCCATGGCCTTGATGTATGGCAGCCAGCACGCAGGGCAGATCAGCTTTGACTACCTGAGCTGGCAGATGCTTCAGATGCCGCCCTCAACCGAGATGTGGCTGTTCGCGGCGTTCGCGCTCGCCTTCGCCATCAAGGTCCCGATGTTCCCATTCCACACATGGCTACCCGATGCGCACGTCGAGGCGCCGACCGCGGGTTCGGTGATGCTTGCGGGAGTGCTGCTGAAGATGGGCACCTACGGATTCCTGCGGTTCAACCTCGGGCTGTTCCCCAACGCGACGCTGAAGTTCGTTCCGGTGCTGGCGGTACTCGCCGTCATCGGTATCGTCTACGGGGCGGCGGTCGCCATCGTGCAACCGAACCTCAAGAAGCTCGTCGCGTACTCATCGGTCAGCCATCTCGGGTTCATCGTTCTCGGCATCTTCGCCCTGACATCCCAAGGACTCGAGGGTGGCGTGATTCAGATGTTCAACCACGGCATTACGACCGGCGCCTTGTTCCTGCTCGTAGGCATGATCTATGAGCGGCGTCATACGAAGGACATCGGGGAGTTCGGAGGTCTTCAAAAGATCATGCCGATCTTCGCCGGATTCTTCTTGTTCACGTCGTTCGCTTCGATCGGTCTCCCGAGCTTGAACGGGTTCATCGGCGAGTTCTTGATCCTCATGGGCAGTTTCCTGACGTTGAAGTGGTACGCGATCATCGCGGCTTCCGGCATCATCCTGGCCGCCGTCTATCTGCTGTGGGCATACGAGCGTGTGTTCACCGGGCCGGTGACGAAACCGGAGAATGAGAAACTCCTCGATCTCAACTTCAGGGAGATCGCGATCCTGTCGACGCTTGCCGCGCTGATGCTCGTCATCGGCCTGTACCCGAAGGTTGCACTCGACAAGATCGGTCCGTCCACGGAAGCGGTGCTGACCCGGATCGAGAGTGTGACCAGCTACCAGGCTCCCGCTCCGGGCCACCTGGCCGACGTGCTGGGGGTGATGAGCGGTGAATAA
- the nuoN gene encoding NADH-quinone oxidoreductase subunit NuoN: protein MNNVNVSYLAIGPEIILTLGAVIVLMVDVFRKPTPRVHAWLASATLVLAGVAVGFQWASASEAASLSFSGMLVTDTFGAFASFLLVGVAALGLAVGWGMVKELGRRGAEGIVLVFMAATGFMIMATAANLVLIFVGLEVASMSLYVLAGITRKTLQADEAALKYFLLGSFASAVFIYGAALVFAGTGSLSVFGISQFFSTHVLLRPGVVQVGMALLIVGVAFKVSAAPFHVWAPDAYQGSPAGIVGFMVAAAKIGAFAALARILIFAFPKFIDEWSSGLALLAAISIVVGVLLAIAQTDIRRMLAYSSVAHAGFILTALTAGGVGMPAVWFYLAVYTVQLLGAFGVVAAVAGPTGAASPLSDYTGLAERSPLLAGSLALFMIAMSGVPLTSGFIAKFAAFTSAWSAGYEWLVILAVLASVAGFFFYLRVIVLMYMQSPALAEAPGAATARFEAVGPTRWVLIITVAITLIFGIVPGPLLDVARQAFPF, encoded by the coding sequence GTGAATAACGTGAACGTCTCCTACCTGGCCATCGGGCCCGAGATCATCCTCACGCTGGGCGCAGTCATCGTGCTGATGGTGGATGTCTTCCGCAAGCCCACCCCGAGAGTGCACGCATGGCTGGCCTCGGCAACCCTGGTCCTGGCGGGAGTGGCCGTCGGGTTCCAGTGGGCGTCCGCATCCGAGGCGGCGAGTCTGTCGTTCTCCGGGATGCTCGTCACCGACACCTTCGGGGCGTTCGCCAGCTTCCTTCTCGTCGGTGTCGCGGCGCTCGGCCTCGCCGTCGGCTGGGGGATGGTGAAGGAACTGGGGCGGCGCGGCGCCGAAGGCATCGTGCTCGTCTTCATGGCCGCGACCGGTTTCATGATCATGGCGACCGCGGCGAACCTGGTGCTGATCTTCGTGGGTCTCGAGGTGGCATCGATGTCGCTCTACGTGCTCGCGGGGATAACGAGAAAGACGTTGCAGGCGGACGAGGCGGCGCTCAAGTACTTCCTGCTCGGATCGTTTGCTTCGGCGGTGTTCATCTACGGGGCCGCGCTGGTGTTTGCAGGAACGGGGTCTCTCTCGGTGTTCGGCATCAGCCAGTTCTTCTCGACACACGTCCTGCTTCGGCCGGGAGTCGTGCAAGTCGGGATGGCCCTGCTGATCGTCGGAGTTGCCTTCAAGGTATCCGCCGCGCCATTCCACGTGTGGGCGCCGGACGCGTATCAGGGATCTCCGGCCGGGATCGTCGGTTTCATGGTCGCTGCGGCCAAGATCGGTGCTTTTGCCGCTCTTGCCAGGATCCTGATCTTCGCGTTCCCGAAGTTCATCGACGAGTGGTCATCCGGCCTTGCCCTTCTCGCCGCGATCTCGATCGTTGTCGGGGTGCTGTTGGCGATCGCTCAGACGGACATTCGCCGGATGCTCGCCTACTCGTCGGTCGCGCATGCCGGGTTCATTCTGACTGCCCTCACGGCCGGCGGCGTCGGGATGCCGGCGGTCTGGTTCTACCTGGCGGTGTACACCGTGCAACTCCTGGGTGCGTTTGGCGTGGTAGCCGCCGTGGCGGGGCCCACCGGAGCCGCATCGCCGCTCAGCGACTACACGGGGCTCGCGGAGCGTTCGCCGCTGCTGGCGGGCTCACTCGCGCTGTTCATGATTGCCATGTCGGGTGTGCCACTCACCTCCGGGTTCATCGCGAAGTTTGCAGCGTTCACTTCGGCATGGAGCGCAGGTTACGAGTGGCTCGTGATCCTCGCCGTGCTCGCGTCGGTGGCCGGCTTCTTCTTCTACCTGCGGGTCATCGTGCTGATGTACATGCAGTCCCCTGCGCTTGCCGAAGCGCCCGGTGCCGCCACGGCACGCTTTGAAGCCGTCGGGCCAACCCGCTGGGTGCTGATCATCACCGTCGCCATCACGCTGATATTCGGCATCGTTCCCGGCCCGCTCCTCGACGTCGCCCGACAGGCGTTCCCCTTCTAG
- the moaA gene encoding GTP 3',8-cyclase MoaA yields the protein MPAGDTFERSLRDLRISVTDRCNFRCTYCMPKEVFNREWEFLSRDLLLSLEEVERLVRIFAGLGVRKVRITGGEPLLRKNLEHLIAGLRTIDGIDDLTLTTNGALLVGKAAALKNAGLDRVSVSLDSLDDTVFRTMNDVDFPVARVLDGINAAAEVGLGPVKINAVIQRGVNEHTIVDMAREFRGTGHILRFIEYMDVGDTNGWRLDDVVPAGEIIETVNATYPIEVLAPHYPGEVARRFRYVDGGGEMGVIASVTMPFCGSCTRARISADGSLYTCLFATTGHDLRAVLRSGASDDEIAAQIRHLWEGRDDRYSELRSSQTSNLPKVEMSYIGG from the coding sequence ATGCCCGCAGGGGACACGTTTGAGCGATCCCTTCGAGATCTGCGCATCTCCGTCACCGACCGCTGCAACTTCCGTTGCACGTATTGCATGCCGAAGGAGGTCTTCAATCGGGAGTGGGAGTTCCTCAGCAGGGATCTGCTCCTCAGCCTCGAGGAGGTCGAGCGCTTGGTGAGGATCTTCGCCGGACTTGGGGTTCGCAAGGTTCGCATCACGGGAGGTGAACCACTGCTGCGAAAGAATCTGGAGCATCTCATTGCCGGTCTGAGAACCATCGATGGGATCGACGATCTCACCTTGACGACAAACGGGGCACTTTTGGTCGGAAAGGCGGCCGCTCTGAAGAACGCCGGCCTCGACCGGGTCTCGGTGAGTCTCGATTCGCTGGACGACACCGTGTTCCGAACGATGAACGACGTCGACTTTCCTGTCGCCAGGGTTCTCGATGGGATCAACGCTGCAGCGGAGGTCGGATTGGGGCCGGTCAAGATCAACGCCGTAATCCAGCGCGGAGTCAACGAGCACACGATCGTCGATATGGCGCGAGAGTTCCGCGGTACGGGCCACATCCTGCGGTTCATCGAATACATGGACGTGGGAGATACGAATGGCTGGCGCCTCGACGACGTGGTGCCTGCCGGGGAGATCATCGAGACGGTCAACGCGACGTATCCGATCGAAGTGTTGGCGCCGCACTACCCGGGGGAAGTCGCACGGCGTTTCCGCTACGTCGACGGCGGCGGCGAGATGGGGGTGATCGCCTCCGTCACGATGCCGTTCTGCGGTTCGTGCACCAGAGCGCGGATCTCGGCTGATGGGTCGCTGTATACGTGCCTGTTTGCGACGACGGGTCATGACCTGCGGGCGGTACTGCGGTCCGGAGCGTCCGACGACGAGATCGCAGCGCAGATCAGGCATCTTTGGGAGGGTCGCGATGACCGATACTCGGAACTTCGCTCGTCGCAAACCTCGAACTTGCCCAAGGTGGAGATGAGCTACATCGGTGGGTAG